In a genomic window of Coprococcus eutactus:
- a CDS encoding metal-sensing transcriptional repressor: protein MSDEHACCCSDRKRQRTDEEYKRLMNRLSRIEGQIRGVKGMLENDAYCTDIVLQVSAINAALNSFNKVLLAEHIRTCVADDIRNGKDDTIEDLVNTITRLMK, encoded by the coding sequence ATGAGTGATGAACACGCATGCTGCTGCAGCGACAGAAAGAGACAGAGGACAGATGAGGAATACAAGAGACTTATGAATAGACTAAGCAGGATAGAAGGACAGATAAGAGGCGTCAAGGGAATGCTTGAAAATGATGCCTATTGTACAGACATAGTGCTCCAGGTGTCAGCCATAAACGCGGCGCTCAACAGCTTCAATAAGGTACTTCTTGCAGAGCATATCAGGACCTGTGTGGCTGATGATATAAGAAATGGCAAGGATGACACGATAGAGGATCTTGTAAATACGATAACAAGACTTATGAAATAA